From a region of the Aythya fuligula isolate bAytFul2 chromosome 29, bAytFul2.pri, whole genome shotgun sequence genome:
- the LOC116499905 gene encoding RNA 5'-monophosphate methyltransferase-like: MAAPSSAALPGPEPGAAPYGNFPNYSRFHPPEARVSLLPGGLLRRLFPAAARPLLGLDVGCNSGELSVALYRHLLGLQDKSSLEQHAAGKDLHLLCCDIDAALIERARQSSPFPASISFANLDIMDSASREPFLSSYLGRFGRSTFDIGFCMSVTMWIHLHHGDSGLREFLAFLSSLCEYLLIEPQPWKCYRAAARRLRKLGRNDFDHFRSLAINGDMAERITQILTKDCAMELVCCFGSTSWDRSLLLFKSNGSNQEGREPSGS; encoded by the exons atggcggcgcccaGCAGCGCGGCCCTTCCCGGCCCGGAGCCCGGCGCTGCTCCCTACGGCAACTTCCCCAACTACTCCCGCTTCCACCCGCCCGAGGCCCGCGTCAGCCTCCTGCCCGGCGGCCTCTTGCGGCGGCTCTTCCCCGCGGCCGCTCGCCCGCTGCTGGGCCTCGACGTGGGCTGCAATTCGGGG gagCTAAGTGTGGCTCTGTACAGGCATCTGCTCGGCCTTCAGGACAAAAGCAGCCTGGAGCAGCATGCAGCTGGGAAGGATCTGCACCTTCTGTGCTGTGACATTGACGCAGCGCTGATTGAGAGGGCTCGGCagagcagccccttccctgcctccatATCCTTTGCCAACCTGGACATCATGGACTCGGCTTCCAGGGAGCCGTTCCTCAGCTCCTACCTGGGCCGTTTTGGGCGTTCCACCTTTGACATTGGCTTTTGCATGTCTGTTACCATGTGGATCCACCTGCACCACGGGGATAGCGGCCTGAGGGAGTTCCTGGCCTTCCTCTCCTCGCTGTGCGAGTACCTGCTGATCGAGCCGCAGCCCTGGAAGTGCTACAgggccgctgcccgccgcctGCGGAAGCTGGGCAGGAACGATTTCGATCACTTCCGATCTCTTGCTATCAACGGGGACATGGCGGAGAGGATAACGCAGATCCTGACGAAGGACTGTGCGATGGAGCTGGTGTGCTGCTTCGGGAGCACCAGCTGGGACAGAAGcctcttgctttttaaatcaaacGGCTCAAACCAAGAGGGCAGGGAGCCCTCGGGGTCGTAA